The bacterium genome includes a region encoding these proteins:
- a CDS encoding site-specific integrase has translation MKALRNIQRDEVDLSVSVFFDDMATDKFIALLLDLAGNDAPPPSAIPALHFPSATPSAKYSLKSQERKIVRSVELFHEFINAKPTITGINPSEKLLAEFLDYLIAKEKNDNPEAASKNDRSRYWVEFAGCVRVLINKFPKAILRRSLLSPAECKAQSRFDYLNKECKAAVMVFLKNGKIVKYADGNPIQTSKPLADGTKLCALDATKTILTTLGLTDLKQLTDSELERFHQIYAEKDMGDTALCYFIDAGTFYRYLHSTHFISDFPSKLSGHKPKRRNDDYVPAENIAKLEDRSTVEWNDFFDIQDRFICYVLLYDFALRAGEALRLTIDDISVSQCVDLHLPSEAQKGQNKPEQWLFNYFEISKLYAKRFLQLREAQFPNTKSLLVNSDGGQMLEGVLTDCVSRHCNNLGIVTQNGKSTSPHRLRHSFATLNIESLGLKLSIYEISERLRHEDIKTTKDVYIARNPLILKERHLAKMKQRNGQGQTYQPQSHHIDTEPTTPPTIDTAAVSIANDTILSEDAAMNMLSQLGIKPPALLKAAKVDGKVSLRDGLFYYSMAYIEDLKSNWVTKQYAASVLNMTEKQLWHWLKKNGVETKTIGKASLIRASGLFKGLHNSKRKSA, from the coding sequence ATGAAGGCGTTACGTAACATTCAAAGAGATGAGGTAGACTTATCTGTATCCGTATTTTTTGATGATATGGCGACAGATAAGTTTATCGCTCTGCTTTTGGATTTGGCCGGAAATGATGCGCCACCCCCTTCTGCTATTCCTGCCCTTCATTTTCCGTCTGCAACCCCATCAGCAAAATATTCACTCAAGTCTCAGGAACGTAAGATTGTCAGGTCTGTAGAATTATTCCATGAATTCATTAATGCAAAACCGACAATCACCGGCATCAATCCATCCGAGAAATTATTGGCAGAGTTTTTGGATTACCTGATTGCCAAAGAGAAGAATGATAATCCAGAAGCCGCCTCCAAGAATGACCGTTCACGCTATTGGGTTGAATTTGCAGGATGCGTCAGGGTTCTTATCAATAAATTCCCGAAAGCCATTTTGCGCCGCTCATTATTAAGTCCTGCCGAATGTAAGGCTCAGAGTCGCTTCGATTACCTTAATAAAGAGTGCAAAGCAGCTGTCATGGTTTTCTTGAAGAACGGCAAGATTGTAAAATATGCAGATGGCAACCCTATCCAAACCAGTAAGCCACTTGCAGACGGAACCAAACTGTGCGCCCTTGATGCCACCAAAACCATTTTAACGACCCTTGGACTTACCGACCTCAAGCAACTTACCGATTCTGAATTGGAACGCTTTCACCAGATATATGCTGAGAAAGATATGGGGGACACTGCTCTCTGCTACTTCATTGATGCGGGAACATTCTACAGGTATTTGCATTCGACCCATTTTATTTCAGACTTCCCAAGTAAACTCAGCGGCCATAAACCCAAGCGCAGAAATGATGACTATGTTCCTGCTGAGAATATTGCGAAACTTGAAGACCGTTCAACTGTGGAATGGAACGATTTCTTTGACATTCAAGACCGCTTCATCTGCTATGTCCTCCTCTACGATTTTGCACTCAGAGCTGGAGAAGCGTTGCGCCTAACTATTGATGACATATCGGTTTCCCAATGCGTTGACCTTCACTTACCCTCTGAAGCCCAAAAAGGACAAAATAAGCCTGAGCAATGGTTGTTCAACTATTTTGAAATATCGAAGTTATATGCTAAGCGGTTCTTGCAACTCAGGGAGGCTCAGTTCCCCAATACCAAATCACTCTTGGTTAATTCTGATGGTGGTCAAATGTTGGAGGGCGTTCTCACCGATTGCGTTAGTCGTCATTGCAATAATCTCGGCATAGTCACGCAGAATGGGAAAAGCACCTCCCCTCACCGTCTTCGCCATTCCTTTGCCACGTTGAATATCGAGTCTCTTGGGCTGAAATTATCCATTTATGAGATTTCCGAACGGTTGCGTCATGAAGACATCAAAACGACCAAAGATGTCTACATTGCCCGAAACCCATTAATCTTGAAGGAACGCCACCTTGCCAAAATGAAGCAACGAAATGGACAGGGGCAGACATACCAACCTCAATCTCATCATATTGATACTGAGCCCACGACACCCCCTACTATTGATACTGCCGCCGTCTCCATCGCCAACGACACCATTCTATCCGAAGATGCCGCCATGAATATGCTTAGCCAGTTGGGAATCAAGCCCCCTGCTCTTTTGAAGGCTGCGAAGGTGGACGGGAAGGTCTCATTGAGGGATGGTTTATTTTATTATTCTATGGCGTATATTGAAGACCTTAAATCCAACTGGGTCACCAAGCAATATGCCGCCAGCGTCTTGAACATGACCGAGAAGCAACTATGGCATTGGCTCAAGAAAAATGGCGTTGAGACCAAGACCATCGGCAAGGCCAGTCTGATTAGGGCTTCTGGTTTGTTCAAAGGGCTCCATAATTCCAAGCGAAAATCTGCTTAA